In Myxocyprinus asiaticus isolate MX2 ecotype Aquarium Trade chromosome 27, UBuf_Myxa_2, whole genome shotgun sequence, the DNA window TAAATCAGTCAATCTTACCTCTCCAGAATCTCTCCTGCTTCTGCGATCTGGTATCACTAGAGTATTCCCATTACTGCCCGGGACTATAGTAGAACCGATACTCATTCTGGGTCCAACTAACATGTACCGTTTGTCTCCAGATCTGTACTGGATGCTGTGACACAGAGTCCCGTCGTAATTTGCATCTTGTAAATACTTGGATGAACAGTCTGTAGATTTGGAGCACTGCATTACAATCGACACGATGATACTGATGAGAAAAAGCACTGAAACCGAGCCCAAAGTGatgatcaaataaaatgtcaCGTTGTTTTCCTCCTCGTCTTTTACTGCGTTTTTCACATCAGAAGCTGCAAAAGCCTCTTTGGGCTCCACAACTTTGACAATCACAGTCGCTGTTGCTGAGAGTGACACGTTCCCATTGTCTTTGACCAGTATGACCAGTTTCTGCTGGGCCTCGTCTGTTTCTGTGAATGAGCGAAGGGTCCTTATCTGTCCTGTATAGCGGTCCAAACCAAACAGACTGTGCTCACTAACTTCCTGCAGTGAAAATAATAACCAGCCGTTGTATCCGATATCTGCGTCATAGGCTCTGACTTTAGTCACCAAATGACCTGCGTTCACATTGCGGGGAATCTCCTCCACACCCTCAGCAGAACCGTTAGCACTGACTGGATATAAGATCACTGGAACATTGTCGTTCTGATCCAGAATAAACACGTTCACTGTCACGTTACTGCTCAGAGATGGACTTCCAGAGTCCGTAGCAACAACTTGGAACTGGAACGTTTTAACAGTTTCAAAGTCAAAACTCTTAAGCGCATAAATATTTCCAGTTTCCGAATTAATGTTTAGAAAAGATGTCACGTCGCCTTGATTTAGATTATATATTATTGCAGCATTTTCGTTTAAATCTTTGTCAAAGGCAGTGATGGAGAATATAGAAGCTCCAGGGGCATTGTTTTCAGGTAAATAGAGCTCAAATGAAATCTGAGTAAACTCTGGGAAGTTATCGTTCGCATCAGAGATCTGTACgtttaatgttttaaaagatGACAGAGGTGGACGTCCCAAGTCAGTGGCCGTTATTGTGATTTCATAACCCGACGTTACTTCTCTGTCTAACCGCCCCTTAGTCACTAACGagtaaatgttttctttaaatgaTGATTTCAGCTCAAAGGGTATGTATTGGGGTAATGTACAAATAACCTGTCCATTGACACCAGAGTCCTTATCTGAAACACTGATTAAGGCTATGGCTGTCCCGGGGTTAACATTTTCAGATACGACACTGGAAAGTGATGTTATCTCAATTTCAGGAGAGTTGTCATTAACATCTATAACTTTAATGCTGAGTTCTGCTTCAGCTATCAAAGGAGGCTGGCCTTTATCTGATGCTTGCACATCTAATTTAAATACATCTGTTTCCTCAAAGTCTACACTCCCTTTAACCTGTAATTCGCCTGTGATTTTGTTAAGTGTAAAGAGGTCGTGGATTTTCCCATCCAAATTTTCGCCTAAAGTGTATTCAATTTCGCCGTTTATTCCATCGTCTAGATCAGTTGCGTTAATTGTAATCACGATGGTGCCCAAAGGTGCATTTTCCCGGAGTGTTGCGGAGTATGATTCCCGACTGAAGACGGGACGATTGTCATTTACATCTAGGACAATAACGGTGATGTTAAGAGTACCTGATTTCGGTGGGTTTCCACCATCTGTAGCTGTCAGCGTGAGTCTATGTTTGCTCTGCCTTTCTCTGTCCAGTGCTTTCTTTAAAACTAAAAACGGTATTTTTATGGCATGCCTTTCCCGAACGTCGATTTCAAATAGTTCATTCGGACTTAATTTATAGTATCGAACCGTGTTCATTCCCAAATCAGGGTCTCGGGCAGTCTGGACTTGAAACCGTGTTCCCAACAGCGTATGTTCTGCTATTTCAAATTGCTGCTCAGATCTCGGGAAAATGGGTGGATTATCGTTTACGTCGGTTATTTCCACTTCTATGTAATGCACCTCCAAAGGGTTTTCAATGACGCTTTTCAAATTTATCGAACAAACAGGGTTTCCATCACACAGCTGCTCCCTGTCGATCCTCTTATTAACATACAACTCGCCATTGTTCTGTATTACCTGGAAAAGAGCGTCATCAGGCCCAGAAACAATTCGGAACCGTCGGTGCACTAAATTATTGACATCAAGGCTCAAATCCTTAGCAATATTTCCCACAACAGATCCCTCTTTTACCTCCTCTGGAACAGTGTATTTTATCTGAGCCGTAACCAGCTTCCCTGAGCACAGCAGAAAGGTGAGTGTAATCCACCAGTATGACCGTCTCTTCCATTGTCCTTCGGCTTCCATCGCAAATAAAGATATTCCAGTCATTTCTGAATACAAATGCTCCGCTTATGAATCACTAGCTCTTCCTGATATCTGATTTCAAGTACATTATCAAGTAACGAGCTTGCAGAATAAATGTACGATAAAATTGACCGTCACTCTGCTTCAAACGCACGGTAATACTGTCCTTCTGTCTGAATAAAACAGTGTTATTATTCTCTTTATTTGATGGGGTAGGGCTTACAAATGAACAGTACCCTAGAGTAATACTGACACCGTGTGGAGTGGATTcggtaatgcaaaaataaagggctTTCCAACTAGATGGCTTAGACAAAAATCGTCCAAGGAAATTGTATTTTCTCAGCTGCCACTGCAAGGCTTTAAAAGAAAAAGGGTTTCAGCAACGGAAAAATAACTCTCTACAATGTGTACATAGGCATAAGCTTTCCTATGCGTGTCACTCATTCTTTGCAAAAACATAATCAGCTCATTTTTATGTATTCCAACAATGTCTCGAAGTTAAAATAGTTAACTTCAACTACACAGATCGCACCTGATGCCTAAAAGATACGGAGAGCAGAGACACAAACTTCAACTCTCAAATGCAACTTCATATCAACAACGTCGAAGACAGTGattcataaagaaaaaaaacttataataatttaaaaataaattgatttaaaaacagACCACAAGAGCTGTAAGAGAACAGGCACAAAAATATTCCACctaaatttgcattttaaatctactgtaatatatatatatatattatatatatatatatatacacacacacacacaatatattgtattatattgtactgtgtatatatatatatatatatatatatatatatatatatatatatatatatatcatctggGCCTTAAAACTGATGAGTTCTTTCTCAATAATTTcctccaacccgatctcatgaaaattcgtacatagtTGTCGAGTTGGCtgtttcgtatggtctcgcacgatccTCCGTCTTTATTCTCTCAAGTTCATCGCTGAACACTCCCTAACAcaactctttctttctgtctctccaaAATGATACCACACATCAAAATAGCAATCCTTGCTAAAATAACCATGTGATCCACtattcaaatataaaataaataaataaattatttattttacataaaatctgaaatatttactcagcttgcaaacaaaaaaaatctttatatttGATCGTTACACTGTCAATACGTTTTCAATAATAATTAATTAGCCATTCTTACCTCTCCAGAATCAGGACAAATGTCACACACTGTAATGCATTATAGTGATTGATATAGGAATATATAGTGATATATTGGCAGTGATAATTTATGAAAGGACAGTTCCCCGAACTCAGAACATTCAGTAGGTATATTACACAATGTGTTAAGCAAGCGTGGCAAACACAGAGACAgcctaacaaacaaacaagcatatTGATAAAAttcataccttgaatgcactgcaaaTTTCTTGGTTAAAAGCGTCTGCCAGATACATAGCCTACATATAGCCTAACGTTAATTTCAGCACCTCGAACAGCTCCTCGATAAGTGTTCTTCTACACATTAAAAGAAGAAAATGACAACCCAACATTCAGCTAATAGTAAATATGCACCTTACCTCTCCAGAATCTCTCCTGCTCCTGCGATCTGGTATCACTAGAGTATTCCCATTACTGCCCGGGACTATAGTAGAACCGATACTCATTCTGGGTCCAACTAACATGTACCGTTTGTCTCCAGATCTGTACTGGATGCTGTGACACAGAGTCCCGTCGTAATTTGCATCTTGTAAATACTTGGATGAACAGTCTGTAGATTTGGAGCACTGCATTACAATCAACACGATGATACTGATGAGAAAAAGCACTGAAACCGAGCCCAACGTGatgatcaaataaaatgtcaCGTTGTTTTCCTCCTCGTCTTTTACTGATTTTTTCACATCCGAAGCTGCAAAAGCCTCTTTGGGCTCCACGACTTTGACAATCACAGTCGCTGTTGCTGAGAGTGAAACGTTCCCATTGTCTTTGACCAGTATGACCAGTTTATGCTGGGCCTCGTCTGTTTCTGTGAATGAGCGAAGGGTCCTTATCTGTCCTGTATAGCGGTCCAAACCAAACAGACTGTGCTCACTAACTTCCTGCAGTGAAAATAATAACCAGCCGTTGTATCCGATATCTGCATCATAGGCTCTGACTTTAGTCACCAAATGACCTGCGTTCACATTGCGGGGAATCTCCTCCACACCCTCAGCAGAACCGTTAGCGCTGACTGGATATAAGATCACTGGAACATTGTCGTTCTGATCCAGAATAAACACGTTCACTGTCACGTTACTGCTCAGAGATGGACTTCCAGAGTCTGTAGCGAGCACGTGGAACTGAAAAGTTTTCACCGTTTCAAAGTCGAAACTTTTAAGCGCATATATATGTCCATTATCCGAATTGACATTGAGGAAGGGTGCAATGTGACTTTTTCCTCCATCTTCTCTAATTATTTGATAAGTTATCGCAGCATTTTCATTCAAGTCTTTGTCGATGGCGCTAACAGAGTATATTGATGCGCCTGGGGGATTATTTTCCATTAGATACAGTTCTAACGGATTGCGAGGAAATTCAGGAACGTTATCGTTCACGTCTGATATCTGCACTGTCAGTGTTTTGACCGAGGACAGAGGCGGTTGACCAAGATCTGTGGCTGTTATTGTGACATCATATTGAGACATAAGCTCTCTATCTAGCTTTGCACTCGTCACAAGAGAgtacatattttctttaaaagacGGCTTTAGTTCAAAAGGTACATTGTCAGATATTCTACAAACAACTTTGCCAT includes these proteins:
- the LOC127417857 gene encoding protocadherin alpha-2-like; translation: MTGISLFAMEAEGQWKRRSYWWITLTFLLCSGKLVTAQIKYTVPEEVKEGSVVGNIAKDLSLDVNNLVHRRFRIVSGPDDALFQVIQNNGELYVNKRIDREQLCDGNPVCSINLKSVIENPLEVHYIEVEITDVNDNPPIFPRSEQQFEIAEHTLLGTRFQVQTARDPDLGMNTVRYYKLSPNELFEIDVRERHAIKIPFLVLKKALDRERQSKHRLTLTATDGGNPPKSGTLNITVIVLDVNDNRPVFSRESYSATLRENAPLGTIVITINATDLDDGINGEIEYTLGENLDGKIHDLFTLNKITGELQVKGSVDFEETDVFKLDVQASDKGQPPLIAEAELSIKVIDVNDNSPEIEITSLSSVVSENVNPGTAIALISVSDKDSGVNGQVICTLPQYIPFELKSSFKENIYSLVTKGRLDREVTSGYEITITATDLGRPPLSSFKTLNVQISDANDNFPEFTQISFELYLPENNAPGASIFSITAFDKDLNENAAIIYNLNQGDVTSFLNINSETGNIYALKSFDFETVKTFQFQVVATDSGSPSLSSNVTVNVFILDQNDNVPVILYPVSANGSAEGVEEIPRNVNAGHLVTKVRAYDADIGYNGWLLFSLQEVSEHSLFGLDRYTGQIRTLRSFTETDEAQQKLVILVKDNGNVSLSATATVIVKVVEPKEAFAASDVKNAVKDEEENNVTFYLIITLGSVSVLFLISIIVSIVMQCSKSTDCSSKYLQDANYDGTLCHSIQYRSGDKRYMLVGPRMSIGSTIVPGSNGNTLVIPDRRSRRDSGEVRLTDLL